The genomic region ATCATGCCGGGCAAGCAGAACGTCGGTGTTCTGATCACCATCCTGCTCGGCGCGGTGGGGGCGCTGCTGGGCTCGTGGATCTCGAACGAACTCTTCGGCACCGGAGACAAGATCTTCTCGCCGATCCCGTTCGTCATCGGTCTGGTGGTTGCCGTCATCCTGATCGGCATCTATGTGGCGATCACCGGTCGGCGCAGCACCGGAACGCGCGCCCCGCGGTAGCGGTCACCGTCTAAGTCATCGGTCCGCCATCTCGATGAGATGGCGGGCCGATGTGTGTGTCGACGGCGGCAGGACGCGTGCGCCACGCATGATGGGTGCATGGCCGATGCGGGATTGTGGATCGCGTGGGGAATCCCCGCGCGTGGACGTGAAGTGCAGGCGCTCGCACTCCTTCGGGAGACGACGACCGGGTACCTGCTTCGACTGCAGCAGGAGCGGGCGATCGAGCGCTTCGACACCGCGATCCTTCGGCCGCAGAGCACCGAGTTGGGCGGATTCATCCTGATCCAGGGGTCGCAGCAGCAGATCGACACCTTGCGCCGCGACGCCGAGTTCCAACAGTGGGTCAATCAGGTGCAGATGGTCGCCGATCGCGTCGGCATGGTCGATGCCTGGGTCAACGACGGCCTCGGCGAGGCGATCGGACTGTACGAAGAGGCGCTGCGCAAGGCCGGTCTTACTTCGTAGCAGTTTTTGCTGGTCCAACCAGCAAGGTCGGCAAAGTCCCATCAAGATCATCACCACAGCGACCCCTGTTGTTCATGGGACCTTCGGCTCTTTTGCTGTGGAGTACCGTCTGGTGCTATTTAATAGCCTAAATATTGACGGGCCGGGGGATTGCTTTTGGAGGAACTCATGGGAGCTGCGCGGTACATCGGTCGCGTCGGGG from Mycobacterium sp. IDR2000157661 harbors:
- a CDS encoding GlsB/YeaQ/YmgE family stress response membrane protein translates to MWTIIVALIAGIILGALARLIMPGKQNVGVLITILLGAVGALLGSWISNELFGTGDKIFSPIPFVIGLVVAVILIGIYVAITGRRSTGTRAPR